From Cinclus cinclus chromosome 2, bCinCin1.1, whole genome shotgun sequence, one genomic window encodes:
- the P2RY8 gene encoding P2Y purinoceptor 8 encodes MVKNESHLDALTLAMLQNKTVSITLPVVYTLVALVSIPGNLFSLWVLFWHIKPKTPSVIYMINLSITDLMLASCFPFQISYHLQSNHWRFGKTLCSLVTVMFYSNLYSSILTVTLISVERYMGVVHPMKLTKWRRKRYALAACLVMWIVLLVAFYPLETTDLTYEVKELGIITCFDVLKWDMLPSFAAWVAFLLTLFVILFLIPFVVTVGCYIGIIRKLIQTSSTYGNKQKTRSIHLAIIVLVSFITCFAPNNFILLAHMISRLFYSSSLYPAYKLTLCLSCFNNCIDPFIYYFASKEFCQKFRQMFHPMVLLSDSLENRRESLFSGRTMSARSMSSGTMDGLEGVRVNLQRQESVF; translated from the coding sequence ATGGTTAAAAACGAATCTCACCTGGATGCTTTGACACTGGCAATGCTGCAGAATAAAACAGTCTCCATCACCCTCCCAGTAGTGTATACATTGGTGGCTCTGGTCAGCATCCCTGGCAACTTGTTCTCCCTTTGGGTGCTCTTTTGGCACATCAAACCCAAAACGCCTTCTGTTATCTACATGATCAACTTAAGCATCACGGACCTTATGCTGGCCAGCTGTTTCCCCTTTCAGATTTCTTATCATCTCCAAAGCAATCACTGGAGATTTGGCAAGACTCTTTGCAGCCTTGTGACAGTGATGTTCTACTCCAACCTGTATTCTTCCATACTGACCGTGACCTTGATCAGCGTGGAGCGGTACATGGGTGTGGTACACCCCATGAAGTTGACCaagtggagaagaaaaagatatgCCTTGGCTGCCTGCCTAGTTATGTGGATTGTCTTGCTAGTAGCCTTCTACCCACTAGAAACTACAGACCTGACCTATGAAGTGAAAGAATTAGGGATTATAACCTGTTTTGATGTCCTAAAATGGGATATGCTGCCCAGCTTTGCAGCTTGGGTAGCATTTCTTCTCACTTTATTTGTTATACTGTTCCTGATCCCTTTTGTTGTAACAGTTGGATGCTACATTGGTATCATTAGGAAGCTAATTCAGACATCAAGCACATATGGTAATAAGCAAAAGACTAGATCCATACACCTGGCAATAATTGTCCTTGTGTCCTTCATCACTTGCTTTGCCCCCAATAACTTTATCCTACTTGCACATATGATCAGCCGCCTATTTTACAGCAGCAGTTTGTACCCTGCCTACAAGCTCACCTTGTGCCTCAGTTGCTTCAACAACTGCATAGATCCcttcatttattattttgcttcGAAGGAATTTTGCCAGAAATTCAGGCAAATGTTTCACCCTATGGTACTGCTCAGTGACAGCTtggaaaacagaagggaaagtTTATTCTCTGGCAGGACCATGTCAGCCAGATCAATGTCAAGTGGAACTATGGATGGATTAGAGGGAGTAAGGGTCAATTTGCAAAGGCAGGAAAGTGTTTTTTAG